From Argopecten irradians isolate NY chromosome 2, Ai_NY, whole genome shotgun sequence, the proteins below share one genomic window:
- the LOC138315527 gene encoding DNA replication factor Cdt1-like: MAQARVTEFFSARKRTAESQPSKRRKVVILSSNSETLPVQNENVRSTRASSRNKAVTDPVPDQFTFNANAEPLAQKSIDKSKSEKKSKTKSVRRVRKANVKSPETNQSSIKDAFEKASRASTPTEDIENTGTVEEVTSAWDEHDGVPLTPSKRPKDGDNSSDSERTEATKKRTRRGKSKAKETEAVATPSKVEIVETTRKPRQAKKNLHLRPVIYSSSEEGSSENEVTEETSPMSVPPKTPPAISPIPETPEVVRQQLKKGPAKPTSSKVKAAMALVQKLQNSKGKAETKTTYKNDLKETMTSESMKDKLSKVGGLDDLKARLADMKKTKASLKKDVPKLKKFDKVDVEVPDVPKETTKKAPAYERFHALATPAPPTLTMPYKYRLLGDVFRSMDTVVSMLHNRTEACTFSKLKAAVQSMTKRNFEEKHVGQVKTVYPTAYTFRQQKGIPDFTSNKPAGWQLTLEANLDQDDMKQKKTNFSPKDLMDRRCVFQNKMLSIVKRHHKEFLAKLDKPLTIPDDKITRWHPKFSVDEVPDIEVSELPKPEVTHKYTTARDVLEAQRGQLPIKVEQALENVALTSKESIKQEVKAETKADTGSASNNTQYKGIPQSLLDKIRAKENKKLTLAMTRNPAEDKRMEMLRRLPELMRMLRSHFVTEKKPALLLENIIQKLGDSSRNFIPYASVESHVKLMIEVLPKWLTLIEIKKGKYVKMDRNLDLQVLVGEVNNLVKNKG, translated from the exons ATGGCGCAGGCTAGAGTCACGGAGTTCTTTTCAGCACGAAAACGTACAGCTGAATCTCAACCATCAAAGCGAAGGAAAGTTGTTATTTTGTCGTCGAATTCGGAAACATTACCtgttcaaaatgaaaatgttagATCGACCCGTGCGTCATCAAGAAATAAGGCAGTGACGGACCCTGTTCCTGATCAGTTTACTTTCAATGCAAATGCGGAGCCATTGGCCCAGAAATCCATAGACAAATCCAAATCAGAGAAGAAATCGAAAACGAAATCGGTAAGAAGGGTACGCAAAGCGAATGTAAAATCGCCTGAGACAAACCAAAGTAGTATTAAAGATGCATTTGAAAAGGCTAGCAGAGCAAGTACTCCAACTGAAGACATTGAAAACACCGGTACTGTTGAAGAAGTTACTTCAGCTTGGGACGAACATGATGGCGTGCCATTGACTCCGTCCAAACGACCCAAGGATGGCGACAATTCGTCTGACTCGGAGCGGACGGAAGCAACAAAGAAGCGCACGAGGAGAGGGAAAAGTAAAGCCAAGGAGACCGAAGCTGTTGCAACTCCATCAAAAGTTGAAATTGTGGAAACAACAAGAAAGCCCAGACAGGCCAAAAAGAACCTTCACCTACGTCCGGTCATCTACTCCTCCAGTGAAGAAGGAAGTTCAGAGAATGAG GTAACAGAAGAAACTAGTCCAATGTCGGTGCCTCCAAAAACTCCACCTGCTATATCTCCTATACCAGAAACTCCAGAGGTGGTCCGTCAACAGTTGAAGAAAGGCCCAGCCAAACCAACGTCAAGCAAGGTCAAGGCTGCCATGGCCCTCGTTCAGAAATTACAGAACTCCAAGGGAAAGGCGGAAACTAAGACTACTTACAAAAATGAT TTGAAGGAGACCATGACATCAGAAAGCATGAAAGATAAACTATCCAAGGTTGGTGGTTTAGACGATTTGAAGGCTAGGTTAGCAGATATGAAGAAGACCAAAGCCAGTCTTAAGAAAGATGTGCCAAAACTAAAGAAGTTTGACAAAGTTGATGTTGAAGTACCAGATGTCCCCAAGGAAAC AACCAAGAAGGCCCCTGCATATGAGAGGTTTCACGCTCTTGCTACGCCAGCGCCTCCTACACTGACAATGCCTTACAAGTACCGACTGCTGGGCGATGTGTTTCGTAGCATGGACACGGTCGTCAGCATGCTCCATAACCGTACAGAGGCATGCACATTCTCCAAGCTTAAAGCTGCAGTACAGTCGATGACAAAAAG GAATTTTGAGGAAAAACATGTTGGGCAGGTAAAGACCGTATACCCTACAGCCTATACATTCCGACAACAGAAGGGCATCCCTGACTTCACCAGTAATAAACCTGCTGGATGGCAGCTGACTCTGGAGGCCAATCTGGATCAAG ATGATATGAAGCAGAAGAAAACAAATTTCTCGCCAAAAGATTTGATGGACAGACGCTGCGTTTTTCAGAACAAGATGCTTTCAATAGTAAAGCGCCATCACAAG GAGTTCCTGGCAAAGTTAGACAAGCCACTTACAATCCCTGATGATAAGATTACAAGATGGCACCCCAAGTTTTCAGTGGATGAGGTTCCTGATATTGAGGTGTCCGAGCTCCCTAAACCAGAGGTCACGCATAAATACACCACTGCTAGGGATGTTCTGGAGGCCCAACGAGGACAACTCCCAATCAAG GTAGAACAAGCTCTGGAGAATGTAGCACTGACATCTAAGGAGTCGATAAAACAGGAGGTCAAAGCTGAGACGAAGGCAGACACTGGCTCGGCCTCCAATAATACCCAGTACAAGGGCATTCCTCAGTCACTCCTGGACAAG ATTCGCGCAAAGGAGAACAAGAAACTGACACTTGCGATGACAAGAAACCCTGCTGAAGATAAACGTATGGAAATGTTACGGAGGTTACCAGAGCTAATGCGGATGTTGAGGTCACATTTCGTCACAGAGAAGAAACCAGCCCTTTTGTTGGAAAATATCATTCAGAAGCTTGGAGACAGTAGCCGTAATTTTATACCATATG CTTCAGTGGAAAGTCATGTGAAGTTGATGATCGAAGTCTTACCAAAGTGGCTCACCCTCATCGAGATAAAGAAAGGAAAATATGTGAAGATGGATAGAAACTTGGATCTGCAGGTCTTGGTGGGAGAAGTGAACAACCTTGTAAAGAACAAAGGCTAA
- the LOC138312723 gene encoding uncharacterized protein: MYRSLGVLVSLAVVLTTVSAWWKPPQHTTWQWQLENDDGHLVKTYDVDMYDVDLFDTPESDIQYLQHHGRKVICYFSAGSYERWRPDHGDFPDSVLGHGLDGWDERWLDIRSSAVRDIMKKRLDLAVQKGCDGVEPDNVDMFTLSTSKQGFHSHIDSDDQLDFNKFIAREAHNRDLSVGLKNDVD; the protein is encoded by the exons ATGTATAGGAGCTTAGGTGTACTGGTCAGTTTGGCCGTAGTTCTGACCACAGTGTCGGCATGGTGGAAGCCACCCCAGCATACGACATGGCAATGGCAGTTAGAAAATGATGACGGCCATTTGGTGAAGACATATGATGTGGACATGTATGATGTGGATTTGTTCGATACTCCCGAAAGTGACATACAGTATCTACAACA TCATGGTCGGAAGGTGATTTGCTATTTCTCAGCCGGTTCCTACGAGAGGTGGAGGCCTGACCATGGAGATTTCCCAGACAGCGTTCTCGGACACGGATTAGATGGGTGGGACGAACGCTGGTTGGATATCCGCTCATCAGCTGTCAGGGACATCATGAAGAAGCGTCTGGATCTGGCAGTTCAGAAGGGCTGTGATGGAGTAGAGCCAGATAACGTCGACATGTTCACACTGTCTACATCTAAACAAGGATTCCACTCTCACATCGACAGCGACGACCAACTCGACTTCAACAAATTTATTGCCAGAG agGCACACAACCGTGACCTGTCGGTAGGACTAAAGAATGATGTGGATTAA